A single Dunckerocampus dactyliophorus isolate RoL2022-P2 chromosome 2, RoL_Ddac_1.1, whole genome shotgun sequence DNA region contains:
- the dhx30 gene encoding ATP-dependent RNA helicase DHX30: protein MALPGVLLVRLRALCRLGKCLQTGGQAASNWGRDMRWCRTQTGSLREYGTSHFQAKRGNPSSNFLNEFPDPKCLLNNTLARSLGVNDLSQLIQYTCTEEDGVKKATVTVLWPCKIEEEGYASRKVDAERLAAAAACHKLKEMGVIGPNNQLPRRRASRGRGVRSSLYDIDEDPWTDCVHDSRPDLVPPVPENTSDVTEALSLFSSPKALLTRVVQVATGSNSSKELLQFKTSGGKLKRCELTLHWPQEMTFTATASNKAGAEKRAAALACMKLKELQLLDGNNNPLTHAKYHREKVREAAESGRRPLQVQVPDHLEGRMREYLTQYPVEAEVQKLCEEEDEREQQVAEEEEDLTLDAITGKPYRPWSPQEERYLNNYLQEEWRRASPSLSVELPVDSHRQRVVSAVRSSRVVVIAGETGCGKTTRIPRFLLEEWVMVGQGAQCNILVTQPRRISAVSVAHRVAQEMGPALKHSVGYQVRLESRPPEHNAGALLFLTVGILLRKLQSNPALKGISHVVVDEVHERDVNTDLLLALLRSSMDKNPNLRVVLMSATGDNQRLAHYFGGCPIVKVPGFMHPVKDRYLEDLLREMGRAVPVEKSVEFAQSDEVSPDLDLVADVIEHIDRHGQPGAVLCFLPGWQDIKMVQQMLDVKPHFSSGSQLILPLHSSLSVADQQAVFQRPQEGRRKIVLATNIAETSITIDDIVHVVDAGTHKEHRYDPRTKVSCLDTVWISRSSVTQRKGRAGRCQPGQSYHLFPRKQLDSMTIFPIPEILRIPLESLVVQAKIHSPKCKAVDFLSQVLDSPDQGAVSDAVRNLQDIGVLDKSETLTPLGERVALMSCDPRLGKVLVLSTMFRCVLPMLSIAACLTRDPFHNSLQNRSLVTKAKVSLSSSSFSDYLVFSRAVLGWRKLQQEGDCEDRDDYLEKHILSKASLRFINGLISQFSDNLREAQLVSHASECQRHSSLLNENSEQEQLLKAVLLAGLYPNLIQVKRGIVTKGGRFRPNSLSFRTLSGNVLLHRSSVNRGNEELPSRWLTFFGAVKSNGSVFIRDSSAVHPLALLLLTDCDITETVSGDTVEVSFPGRSLVRCQLVADTWEMLWELRMSIQAMLQRNLRNPRNIATHKAQDGELVSLLVELLNDTDQNAWPRNDSSDSEVD from the exons ATGGCGCTACCCGGTGTTTTACTCGTGCGATTGAGAGCACTGTGTCGCCTTGGCAAATGTCTTCAAAcgggaggacaagcggcatcaaACTGGGGCAGAGACATGCGGTGGTGTAGGACACAAACCGGGAGCTTACGGGAATATGGCACGTCGCATTTCCAAGCTAAACGAG GAAACCCTAGCTCTAACTTCCTGAATGAATTTCCGGATCCCAAATGTCTTTTAAACAACACCCTTGCTCGCTCACTGGGAGTCAACGACCTGTCTCAGCTCATCCAGTACACCTGCACCGAGGAAGACGGTGTCAAG AAAGCCACTGTTACCGTGCTGTGGCCCTGCAAGATCGAGGAGGAAGGTTACGCCTCCAGGAAAGTGGATGCAGAGAGACTTGCTGCAGCTGCTGCCTGCCACAAGCtaaaa GAAATGGGTGTAATCGGCCCAAATAATCAGCTCCCCAGAAGGAGAGCTAGTAGAGGGAGAGGAGTGAGGTCATCCCTTTACGACATCGATGAGGACCCTTGGACTGACTGTGTCCATGATTCCAGACCAGACCTGGTGCCACCTGTCCCTGAAAACACGTCTGACGTTACTGAAGCACTTTCTCTCTTCTCTTCTCCCAAAGCACTCTTAACACGGGTGGTCCAGGTGGCCACGGGGTCCAACAGCAGCAAA GAGCTGTTACAGTTCAAGACAAGTGGAGGGAAGCTCAAAAGGTGTGAGCTGACCCTGCACTGGCCGCAGGAAATGACTTTCACAGCAACAGCAAGCAACAAGGCTGGAGCAGAGAAGCGGGCAGCGGCTCTCGCCTGCATGAAACTGAAG GAACTACAGTTGCTGGATGGGAACAACAATCCGCTGACTCATGCCAAGTATCACCGGGAGAAGGTGAGGGAGGCGGCAGAGAGTGGGCGGCGCCCCCTACAGGTGCAAGTCCCGGACCACCTAGAGGGTCGTATGAGAGAATATCTCACACAG TACCCAGTAGAAGCAGAGGTGCAGAAACTCTGCGAGGAAGAGGATGAGAGAGAGCAGCAGGTagcagaggaggaagaagacttGACGTTAGACGCCATCACAGGAAAGCCGTACAGGCCGTGGTCTCCGCAGGAGGAGCGATACCTCAACAACTACCTGCAGGAGGAATGGAGGAGAGCCTCCCCCAGCCTGAGTGTGGAGCTGCCGGTCGACAGCCACCGGCAGCGCGTTGTCTCTGCTGTTCGTTCTTCCAGGGTGGTGGTGATCGCCGGAGAAACTGGATGCGGCAAAACCACGCGGATCCCACGGTTCCTCCTGGAGGAGTGGGTGATGGTGGGGCAGGGCGCCCAGTGCAACATCCTGGTGACCCAACCTCGCCGGATCAGCGCGGTGTCAGTGGCCCATCGCGTTGCCCAGGAGATGGGTCCTGCTCTCAAACACTCTGTGGGATATCAG GTGAGACTCGAGAGCAGACCACCTGAACACAACGCTGGAGCTTTGCTCTTCCTCACTGTTGGCATCCTGCTAAGGAAGCTGCAGTCCAACCCTGCCCTGAAGGGAATAAGCCACGTGGTGGTGGACGAGGTGCACGAGCGCGATGTCAACACGGACCTCCTGCTGGCACTTCTGCGCTCTAGCATGGACAAGAACCCTAACTTGCGTGTGGTGCTCATGAGTGCCACCGGAGACAACCAGCGGCTGGCTCACTATTTTGGGGGCTGTCCCATTGTGAAGGTACCTGGATTCATGCACCCAGTGAAGGACAGATACCTGGAGGACCTGCTAAGAGAGATGGGGCGCGCCGTGCCTGTTGAAAAAAGCGTAGAGTTTGCACAAAGCGATGAGGTCTCTCCCGACCTGGATCTAGTCGCTGATGTCATTGAGCACATTGACAGACATGGACAACCAG gtgctgtgttgtgtttccTCCCCGGCTGGCAGGACATTAAGATGGTTCAACAGATGCTCGATGTGAAGCCGCACTTTTCCTCAGGCTCTCAGTTGATCCTACCAT TGCATTCTAGTTTGTCAGTGGCAGATCAGCAGGCGGTGTTCCAGCGCCCCCAAGAGGGCAGGAGGAAAATTGTCCTCGCCACCAACATAGCTGAGACCTCCATCACCATCGATGATATTGTGCATGTGGTGGATGCAGGAACACACAAAGAGCATCGTTACGACCCACGCACTAAA GTCTCTTGTCTGGACACCGTGTGGATATCTCGATCCAGTGTCActcaaagaaaaggaagagcAGGACGCTGTCAACCAGGGCAGTCGTACCATCTGTTTCCACGAAAACAGCTGGACTCCATGACCATCTTCCCCATCCCAGAGATCTTGCGCATCCCCCTGGAGAGCTTGGTGGTTCAGGCCAAGATCCACAGTCCAAAATGCAAg GCTGTAGACTTTTTATCACAAGTGTTGGACAGCCCAGACCAGGGAGCTGTGTCAGACGCCGTCCGAAATCTACAAGACATTG GAGTTCTTGACAAGTCAGAAACTCTGACTCCTTTAGGAGAGCGTGTGGCATTGATGTCATGTGACCCGCGTCTGGGCAAAGTTCTGGTCCTGAGCACCATGTTCAGGTGCGTCCTGCCTATGCTGTCCATAGCTGCCTGTTTGACCAGGGATCCTTTTCACAACAGCCTGCAGAACCGATCGCTGGTCACCAAG GCCAAAGTGAGTCTGAGCAGCTCCAGCTTCAGTGACTACTTGGTGTTCAGTCGAGCCGTGTTGGGATGGAGGAAGCTTCAGCAAGAGGGTGACTGCGAGGACAGGGACGACTATCTGGAAAAGCACATCTTGTCTAAGGCCAGCCTCAGGTTCATCAACG GCTTGATCTCTCAGTTCAGCGACAACCTACGCGAGGCTCAGCTTGTGTCCCATGCTAGCGAGTGTCAGCGTCACTCTTCGCTCCTCAATGAGAACAGCGAGCAGGAACAGCTCCTGAAAGCGGTGCTGCTAGCGGGACTCTATCCCAACCTCATCCAG GTGAAGAGGGGCATTGTGACAAAAGGGGGGCGCTTCCGTCCCAACAGCCTGTCGTTCCGTACACTCAGCGGCAACGTCCTGCTTCACCGCTCCTCTGTGAACAG AGGAAACGAGGAGCTGCCTAGTCGATGGCTGACTTTCTTTGGAGCTGTCAAGTCCAACGGCTCAGTTTTCATTCGGGACTCGTCAGCAGTGCATCCACTCGCCCTGCTGTTGCTCACAGATTGTGATATCACCGAGACTG TGAGTGGAGACACAGTAGAGGTGTCTTTCCCGGGCCGCTCGCTGGTGCGCTGCCAGTTGGTGGCTGACACATGGGAGATGCTGTGGGAGCTGCGCATGTCCATTCAGGCCATGCTTCAACGCAACCTCCGCAACCCAAGGAACATAGCCACCCACAAGGCCCAGGACGGCGAGCTCGTCTCACTCCTGGTGGAGCTGCTCAATGACACTGACCAGAATGCGTGGCCTCGGAATGACAGCAGCGACAGTGAAGTGGACTGA